The Bradyrhizobium sp. CCBAU 051011 DNA segment CTCGGCTATGAAGTCCACGGCATTAAGCGGCGGTCGTCCTCGTTCAACACCGCGCGCATCGATCACCTCTACCAGGATCCGCATTCGCGCAACGTGCCGTTCCTGCTGCATTACGGCGACATGACCGACTCGACCAACCTGATCCGGCTGATGCAGCAGATCAGGCCGACCGAGATCTACAACCTCGCCGCCCAGAGCCATGTCGGCGTCAGCTTCGAAAGCCCGGAATACACCGCCAACGCCGACGCCATCGGCGTGCTGCGGCTGCTGGAAGCGATCCGCATTCTCGGCATGGAGAAGGAGACGCGGTTCTATCAGGCCTCAACATCGGAGCTCTACGGTCTGGTCCAGGAAGTGCCGCAGAAGGAGACCACGCCGTTCTATCCGCGCTCACCTTACGGCGTCGCCAAACTTTACGGCTACTGGATCACGGTGAACTACCGCGAGGCCTACGGCATGTTTGCCTCGAACGGCATCCTGTTCAACCACGAGAGCCCGATCCGCGGCGAGACGTTTGTCACCCGCAAGATCACCCGCAGCGTCGCCCGCATCGAGGTTGGCCTGGAAGAGGTGCTCTATCTCGGCAACCTCGACGCCAAGCGCGACTGGGGCCATGCCCGGGATTATATCGAGGGCATGCACAAAATCCTGCAGGCGGATGCCCCCGACGACTTCGTGCTGGCGACCGGCGAGACCCGTTCGGTGCGCGAGTTCGTCGAGGTGGCGTTTGCCGAAATCGGCCGCCGCATCGAGTGGCGCGGCCACGGCGTCGAGGAGACCGGCGTCGACGCAAAGTCCGGCAAGACCATTTTGCGCATCGACCCCGTCTACTTCCGGCCGACCGAGGTCGATCTTCTGGTCGGCGATGCCAGCAAGGCGCGGGACAAGCTCGGCTGGAAGCCCAGGACGTCGTTTGCCCAACTGGTCAGGGAAATGGTCGCGAGCGATCTCGCGGAAGCCCGGCGGGAGGTCGCCAATGGCAGGCCTGCCGTTTGAGCTGAAGGGCAAGAGCGTCTACGTCGCCGGCCATCGCGGCATGGTCGGCGCGGCGCTGCTGCGCCGGCTGGCACAGGAAAACGCCGAACTCTTGACCGCGACGCGCAGCGAGGTCGATCTGCGCGATCAGGCCGCCGTCAATGCGTGGTTTGCCGCCCAGCGTCCGCAGGTGGTGTTTCTGGCCGCAGCCAAGGTCGGCGGCATCGTCGCCAACGACACACTGCGCGCCGAGTTCCTCTACGACAATCTGGCGATCGCTTCGAACGTGATCCACGCGGCGCATGTCCATGGTGCCGAGAAGCTGATGTTCTTCGGCTCGTCCTGCATCTATCCGAAACTGGCGTCGCAGCCGCTGCGCGAGGATTGCATGCTGACGGGGTCGCTGGAACCGACCAACGAGCCCTATGCGATCGCCAAGATCGCCGGCATCAAGATGGTGGAGGCCTATCGCAGCCAGTACGGCGCCGACTTCATCAACGTGATGCCGACCAACCTCTATGGCAGCGGCGACAATTATCATCCCGAGTACAGCCACGTCGTCGCCGCGCTGATCCGCCGTTTTCACGAGGCAAAGCAATCCGGCGCG contains these protein-coding regions:
- the gmd gene encoding GDP-mannose 4,6-dehydratase — protein: MHPQVPSRRAALITGATGQDGAYLAEYLLGLGYEVHGIKRRSSSFNTARIDHLYQDPHSRNVPFLLHYGDMTDSTNLIRLMQQIRPTEIYNLAAQSHVGVSFESPEYTANADAIGVLRLLEAIRILGMEKETRFYQASTSELYGLVQEVPQKETTPFYPRSPYGVAKLYGYWITVNYREAYGMFASNGILFNHESPIRGETFVTRKITRSVARIEVGLEEVLYLGNLDAKRDWGHARDYIEGMHKILQADAPDDFVLATGETRSVREFVEVAFAEIGRRIEWRGHGVEETGVDAKSGKTILRIDPVYFRPTEVDLLVGDASKARDKLGWKPRTSFAQLVREMVASDLAEARREVANGRPAV
- a CDS encoding GDP-L-fucose synthase yields the protein MAGLPFELKGKSVYVAGHRGMVGAALLRRLAQENAELLTATRSEVDLRDQAAVNAWFAAQRPQVVFLAAAKVGGIVANDTLRAEFLYDNLAIASNVIHAAHVHGAEKLMFFGSSCIYPKLASQPLREDCMLTGSLEPTNEPYAIAKIAGIKMVEAYRSQYGADFINVMPTNLYGSGDNYHPEYSHVVAALIRRFHEAKQSGAREVVVWGTGTPRREFLYVDDLADACIHLMKTYSSDGLVNIGTGEDITIAEFASVVAATVGYTGEIGFDSSRPDGTPRKLLDVSRLAKLGWRASTSLEDGIRLTYQAYLSQSNRQGDGSSLSSPLRGAKR